Part of the Chanos chanos chromosome 5, fChaCha1.1, whole genome shotgun sequence genome, TCGTGCGTTCGGCCGCGGCAAACGCCGCGACTTCGCCTGGGTCgttcgtttttttgttgttgttttttttcccggaGCCCAGACTTGCAGGTTGAGCGTGGGTAAGGAGAGACAAGGCGACGTGAAAACATGTGCATATGAATATGCATATGAAGCATTGTTCCTCCCCTCTGAGTAAAGGAGCTGTCCTTTTGTTATGTGTGCCCGACCAACTTGATGCAAGACTGGAGCGGTCTGGAGTCATGCTGAAGGAAAACACAGCTCTATTTTAGGGCCTCTGTGGCATAGGGGGCCTCCTGTGGGCTcgtagagagagggagcagagggaaagagggagttTGCCCCACTCCCCAGTGCTTCAGGAAACACGCCGTCCAATAGGAGGCAAGCGTTAGGAACGGAGagtttggagggagagagagagagagagagagagagaaagaggggttctgttttttgttcgactttaaacagagactggCACTTCAATGTGTCTAATCTTACATCTCACTGTGAGGGGGACGAGTTTACTGATGAGCACGACTGGCTCCGCAAAGAATTGATTTCAAGTGAGAATAACATCACGTCTCggctaaatgaaaatgaacagatgcTTAAATACCAATCAAGCACACAGAAGTATGTTGTGTGGCTGGTGTGAAGGTGAGAACAAGCCAAGGTTTACTGTGAAGCAAGTCTGAATGTAGGCGGTGATTTCTGGCAAACAGAGTGGTAGGTAGGTGCTAGGTAACAAGTGAGAGCTTCTCGCCAGCACGCGTCCAAAAACATTCTCTAATGAACCTTCTCGTACCTGGTGGAACCTGAGGGTTGACTCCCACTCATGTTTCTTACCATTATGAAGCTGTTTGACCATGGCATGAATACATAATCACCATCAACTTATTCCAAACCTGTATGGAAATGCCCATTAATGCAGCATGCTGATAAATGAGCAGCAGGATGGACAGATCTGGAACTCTTTAACCACGCGTCCCTATAGCGTAACGCAGGCAGGAGAGGCATGGGCCACAGAGACACTAATGGCTTGTGGATGTGTGGAGTGGCCTCCCAGTGGGACAGCCTGATATGGATCTGATCCTGTGTGTGGCAGGGACTGCTTACCGCAGAGTGCTTGTTCTGGATTCctaccatttttttccctcttcttcttcttcttcttcttcttctcctctccatctaCATTAATCAGTGTTCCCACTGGGCCACGGCACAGAGcagcctttcaaatgctaacaGACTCATTCTTCTCCCAGGCCACTACAGTgcatctctccccccccccccccccccccccccccccctctctctctctctctttctttctgacgGTCGCCCTGGGATAGACTGTACGGCTAATCTGTTCATCAGCTATCGGTTAATTACAATTCCTCGTTATACCATCCTTCTGACAATGGCCCAATCATTGAGCtgttttttattccttttatctTATTTGTTGTAACATTTCCAttgacacacagtcactttctttctttctctttctctttctctcgctctctctctcactaactcgCTCTGTGTCAGGAAACACAGTGATCCCCAGTCTAGACTAAACCATCTAAGGAAGATAAACAACCAGCAGTGGTGAGAGCACCAAATAAAAGGCTCAGACAAAGGCGAAGTATTTCTGTCGCGCgattaaaaactgttttcaaaatccctaaccaaaactgaaaaaggaaaaaaaaaaaaaaagaaagaaagaaagagagaaaacattcagaaagaaagaaaacattcttCTGCCAAACTCCAAACATGCTTTATTTGTGTCTAACTgcctgtgagtgtctgtgtaaatgtaaatgaggtGGGGAGCGAGGCACTCAGGGTAACAGTAGAGCGTCTCTGTCTGGTCAGTGCCAGGCTCTCTGTGTAAACTGGTTTAGCCACTGCCCCCACGCTCCCTCCCGGGgacattttcattctgtgtgtctgtttttccgGTTTTCTGGACTGAACAGAGCAGTTTCACTCTGTCTGGCTGCTAAAGTCCCATTAAAGGCTCCCCACACAGCCCCTACAGTGCAGGGCAGGGCCCCACACAGGCCTCTGGGAGTGGCAGAATGCAAAGTTggcagagaaaaggggagaggaaCTGCGgggttttaaataaatagacTCGACTCACCCAAACCAAGAGgcgattcttttttttgggggggggggggggtctgggtaGTTTAGTGATTTGTTTGCATTCAGgaaatacacaaagacacacacacacacaaggcagaaatacaaaaagagagggagagactgggCTGGATTGGACTGGCAGAGTGGACAGGCCGTACCAGGCCGTGGTGGTGTAGTGGTGGGGTCCTGTGAGGTTAGCGTTTCACGCTGATGGAGAGGACAGGCATACCGTGGGCCAACATAACCAgctcttctgtgtttgtgcattcaCTTGTGTGGCTCGGCAGACAGCCGGGCCTTGACGCCAACGAGAACCAGCTGTCCTAAGCTgaaccacctctctctctctctctctctcccccctttacCTAAGCCCCTTCTTCCCACTGGcccttccctccccctcccctacctctctccttcctccactGGACCTGTGTTCCAGCACTGTAGGGCCAAACATACAGAGTTGCTTTTCcactccatctgtctgtctgagagtcTGTCTGCCTTGGTGTCTTTCTGagagtctgtctgcctgcctgtctgtgtgtgtgtgtgtgtgtgtgtgtgtgtgtacgtgcctGGTTTACGTCTGTCTGGGCTTAGAGGAGATAGGGAGTAGAACAAGTTTAGACACAGCAAACAGATCTTTACATAACCCCTCCAGCCCGGGCCCAGCCCCTCCTCCACAGCTCCACTGCTCCCGACTCTGACACGgcctctttccccctctcacctcctctcatCCATGTCACCCAGACTCCCACCATTCATCAAGGCCACAGACCGATCAATACTCCggtttttcccctccctctttgtCCATCTCACGGACACGTCTGAGTgcgacccccccaccccctccccccttatGTAACCGCTGACTTATCGGCTCATTGTGCTGCTTATTCTGTTACCATTCGCTAAATGGAGTCTGGGGTGTTTCCTGCTCAAACACAAATGAGCGGCGCAACGCGCTCCTGTTTCTTTGTGGAACATTGGTTTCCATTATCAGAAAGCATCGACGGTTTTGGTTTGCAAAACAAGCTCTTAATTCTGGTTGACTGGTTCGTTCAGTTCGGGATGTGAAGTCTTATTCTAAACTGCGTTTCGTAAGTGCTACCGACTGGACAGTCTCCGAGGTAAACGGATTTTGAGGGGCAGAGTCTGGAAGAAGCGGAGTAACCGGCAAAGGTGAGAGCGTCTGAGCAGGAGTGGAGAACGCGGAGCTGTCGGTGATGTGAGAAAACATCGCTGTGGGAGGAAGAGAGCCGTGTGACACGGTCAGAGAGAGTAGCAGCGGAGAGCCAGCGTGTCGCACAAAAAGAGGAAGGTAGGCCACAGAGTgcggaacaaaaaaaataaggcCAGAAACCAAGacggagggaaggagggagggaaataacagaaacatgttttgtgGTAGAGAGATGGtgcagaagaggaagagagagagagagagatgaacaagTGAGATGTAGGTAAGAGACACTGgaaagaagagcaaagagacGGCATGCGGtggagagagcgagcgagagagaatgattgGCGAGAACGACAGGGCAGGAAGCTGGCTTGTGGTAATGAAGTCACTGGTTTCCAAATAGCAAATGGGAGCACAGCGTCGAGCAGCTGTCTGGTGTCTGCACCACAGCCGCTGTCTCAGCCTCagtgggagacagacagagatgggaaGAATGCTCTCTCTGTCGGCCAGACCTGTCACTCTGCCAAACCTACAACCACCAAGCCATCTCTCACTACCTCTCAGCAAACCCACACCAACACCAAGCTACTAAACACTGAGCTCTCCAGTCTGGGCACAGCCAATACAGACAAGCGTTAGAATGAATGGTGAATGTGTTACATGGGAATTTGACTGAcaactctctctttatctgtggcGTCACTTTTGAGACCCGATACCAGAAAAGTCAAAATAGGAGAactggtgggggggtgggatgggggggggagggggtacaGTCATAACATCTAAAGAAGCAAAGACTgtttcaaaaacatgttttgtttcaaaACTCAAGACATAACAACAATGAAAAGCTCTGTCGGAGAAGGAAGTGTAAAAAGCTTATTATAACCGAGAAGATGAAAGTCTAGTCACTCCTTCTCATAAATCAAGCGCCCTTAAATACTATAAATATGACTCATGGAATGACGATTAGCGCCACTGTGCTGTGCCTGTGTCTCGCCTtggtctgacagtgtgtggttTGATGTTTCCCTTCAGCTAAAACAACCTTTCGCTGCTTCTGCTGTTCAAACAAAACTGCAGAATACAGTTAAGCAAAAACACATAGGCCTACATACAAcgaggaggaaaaaataaataaaaataaaaccttcTAGAAGTTTCCCTCGATTCCTGATTCCCCCACCCTGCCTCCAAGCCCAACACGCTCTGGAAAAGCATCAACGGTGTTTTAatattcacactgacacagtgtgtaAATATGGCTTGTAATATAAGTAGGAAAGGGGGTTGTATAAGGGTTAAAACAACACATCGCTGCATCGTTCTGAAGGTACATACTTCCACAGCTTGGCTCTGGAAACTATGAGTCACTTGTTCGGCTCTCAAGCAACGGAGTCTGGCGGATGTTTAGGGTGAATGTATCACCCCATCAAGTGATGCTTCTGTCTGCCGTGTttcccgtacacacacacacacacacacacacacacacacagtcagatacacagagacagacacacacacagacagacgcacagagacacactgggGATTTCTGATATGGGCACTAGTTGACTGCGTGCTTCCGAAATTGTATCCGTCATGTTCGATGTGGGCTTAATGTTGGAAGCCTAAcctttcacacagtcacacgtcCGTTTGTGGCACACTATGAAAGCTTTCCACACAGACGAGTTTTTCGAGCCCTCAGACACCTGTTTCCTGAATACTACAAAATTCTTCTTCAACAACttagtgtgacagagaaagttGAAAAATATAagaaagttctgtgtgtgtgtgtgtacgtgcaagAACAGAAAGAATACAGTGAGCAAGAAAGTTCagcaaactacaaaaaaaaaaaaacaacataatttcACAACAGTCTGCTCAACCCCACGCTTTCACAACCATAACAGACACTTTAGGGATGACTGGTGGCAAAAAGCTCTgaacccccccaaccccccccccccaagacaaagacagtttaaaaaaaactgctaagATAAACCCAAACCCTAATGAGAAGTGTTAGACATGGCCAGACAGAAATGTGTTACCAAGCCTGCAGATACCGACTTATTACACATAGAGGTGTCATTGACTCAGCCGCAGGTCTGACAGTTTTGACGTCGCCCTTGGCCAAGTGGATTAAAGATGAGGAGTACACACAGgagtagtgttgtgtgtgagtgttcatgAGAATCCTGTTAgtgtgaaaactgtgtgtgtgtgtgtgtgtgtgtgtgtgtgcgtgcctgcgtgtaaTTGTGTCAGGGTGAGCTCAGCCAGGACTGCAGATGTGTCTGTATGACTGATTGGCTCAAGGTCTGTCACAGACTCCACCAGGCTATAACAGCACATGAGGTGGAGcggggtgaagggggggggggggtaagaatGTGGTTTGGGCGCTAGACGAGACACCAGACGGTATTTCCGGCACACTTGCACAAGCGCACAGGGAGAGACCAGggcttctctcattctctccctcagacacaaacagaacacagtgtaTACTTGagatcacagcacagagagctCACACCTGCAACAACTATAAATACTTGTGTCTGCTGAAGCTGTTAACTCCTAAATTGCTGTTCACATTTGTAAAGAAAGAAGCCTGTCAGCTATAAGCAGCTGAGTGGAGCTCACTCACTGCCGGCCTAGACCAGCCATGAGCTAGCAAACCAAAAAGAAATGGCTTGGTCAAGGGGTCATGAGACACGGTCAGTCAATGGTGGTGAAAcaatccagattttttttttttttttactgtggcaGTGCTTTCAAAAAGATCTGCCCCCACAGTACCATGGCACTTTGTTGGCTTTTGAAAGGCAGaggtaaaaaaataacaaaacaaaacggaaTAATCTGTAGCGTTCCGACCTCAAATTAGAGTGACGACGGAACAAGGGCAGTTCTGTCTTTAAAATTCTGTTCACTGATCAGAGGTGGAATAAAGCTAATCACCACAACAGAAACTTGACATGACCTATTTGTTCGATTGCTTTTGGTTTCCAGATGAACttccagtgaaaatgaaaggcaAGTCAAATAGCCtgaaactgaagtgaaatgGTAACTTCACTTTGGTAACACaggtttcctttctttttttatttctttttcctttttatttcgATCAGCAATTTGTGTAGGTGACCCACTGGTGACCCAGAAGACAAATGATATAGTTCCCCTTTGGACAAGGCCAGCTGGGGTTCCCCTCCTCCGCAGAATACAACTGAGTGTCACCTGCCCCACACCACCCCTGTCCTCTCACACTGTAAAATGGGTCAACTCCAGTTTACGCAAACAACCATGAGCACAGCCACCGacaataacagaaaaaacagcCCACACTCACAGTAATTACCATGTCTCTCACAGACTATCAAACAAAACCATCTGGCCACACTCTTATGTCTTAAATGTTGAACGTGAGCAAACGAATGAATCTTGATGGCTGTCGGCTTTACTTTAGACAACCGTCTCTGAGGTTCACTGTAACTGAGTTTAAACGGAATTAAACGTGACTCGACATCAGTAAAGGCAGACAGGTAAATGAAACACTTACTTTGTCCAGTGGTTTCTTTAGCTGGAAGTGAAATTTCTCCTTCATTTCGTTCAGCAACTGCTTGAGCTGAGGCTCCTCCAGAGTGCCCAGGTACTTCCGGCCCAGTTGCAGGTAGCAGGACCACTTGGCGGAATCGAAGCCCCAGTGGCACGTCCTCTTGTCGGGAGACTTGTGGGAgtgcatgacaaagttctgtgGGGAGAAGAGCAGCTGGCACTCTACACACTGGATGCAGGGAGCATCTGGCCGGACGTAGAACTGGGGCACAAAAAGGCCTTGGCATTTGCCCAAACACTGGTGCTCCACCTGGAAGCTGGCCTCGCTCTCTTTCAGCAGGCCATGGGCGGGCAGCTTATTGTTGGGGTTGGCTGGGAGAGCTGCCCCGGGGCGGAGCAGGGCGTTGCAGAGACGCTGAGCGTCGGTGAGGGTGATGAGACCGCAGGAAGGTGCGTTGAAGGGCAGGATGCCGAGCACCTTGAGGATGTGGAGCTGCTCCGCGTCGCATCGAGAGCAGTAAACGTACAGTTCATCGCAGACCGCGTTGAtctgctgcagagagaaatcACGTAGCACTGAGTTCAGCACCTGCGGCAGACACAATCGCTTCTCGCCTCCGACGGCAAAGCAAGAGATGGACTCTCCTTCCAGAATGGAATGAGTTAGCTCAGTGGAGCTGTCACAGGGCACCAGAAGCGGGCCGCCCccaaggacagagggagagggcagCGGCGCCAGGCCCGCAGGTGACGCAGCATCATGGTTCGTTTTGGCGGAGAAGGCGGCGGGACCACCCAGGGAACTCTGGCTGCTTAGGGTGAATTGGGCCAGAGTGTGTTTAAGCCCTGGGCTGAGATCCAAGGCCTTCGCAGCCCCAACCACATGGAGCTCTCTTCCCTCAAAGTCCATATCGGTTCCGGAATGCTCTTCCACCTGCTCGCGTTTGACCTTTGGCGTCCTGGGTAGACTCTCCAGGCTACTTCGTTTCAGGTTCATTTCGGCCATGACACGCTTTTTGATGGGAGCATCCTCTATCCGCTCCCTGTATAGCCTCTTCATGTTGCCCTTCAGTGAGGTCAAGTCTTTAAAAGGAGTTTTCAGACTTGTCTGAGTGCTGgccatctttttttatttttttaaacacagatttatGGTCTTCCTTATGTAGGACTTATATGGATTACTGACTGctacacagttttttttagtcctatttattttcttttttctttatcaaaaGTTACAAATCGTCTTAAGTCCGGCTGCGTACATGATGCTGTAGGAATTCTGAGGTTGTTCCTGCCTCCTGAGAAATGGGGAAAattcaaaacaagaaacaaattaACTTAAAAGTTCACAAGGGTTTGATGTTGTCTACATGATAAAGGCTTTCACAAAATCTTACATTTACTGTCATGGTCATGGGTGAGCGTTGTACCgatcaaatgaaacaaatggcAATTACAATACTTCACACCAACGGTGAAGCACTCACGTCTT contains:
- the skila gene encoding ski-like protein, with amino-acid sequence MASTQTSLKTPFKDLTSLKGNMKRLYRERIEDAPIKKRVMAEMNLKRSSLESLPRTPKVKREQVEEHSGTDMDFEGRELHVVGAAKALDLSPGLKHTLAQFTLSSQSSLGGPAAFSAKTNHDAASPAGLAPLPSPSVLGGGPLLVPCDSSTELTHSILEGESISCFAVGGEKRLCLPQVLNSVLRDFSLQQINAVCDELYVYCSRCDAEQLHILKVLGILPFNAPSCGLITLTDAQRLCNALLRPGAALPANPNNKLPAHGLLKESEASFQVEHQCLGKCQGLFVPQFYVRPDAPCIQCVECQLLFSPQNFVMHSHKSPDKRTCHWGFDSAKWSCYLQLGRKYLGTLEEPQLKQLLNEMKEKFHFQLKKPLDKKISDEQAHVRKASPDLCSSNGKESDNHLVKKGETQPSLVFNRLFPNIKEEPGHAAIVHPSYYLYTYDKMVAPNVSLRKEGEVSAEVLGALLKQHYNRRAPAHDSEPPMDLHATPSAVAEESKSQHAGEPCERRESPPAVAMETSPGSKNAYATTLSKDGGVEDDKDRIVVEIVQMYSRQQEKLNSTLQKQLQLEMELEAVRGGEAARLRELSAEHSELQSELEAVHTEHAQRLGEVRQEQRELERRLEQLRQQSCVCEPNTHTEQEAHYAAQLCELRSRLERAEAERQELQEELRREREAREKLELMISQLQQQMAQSGTTGSPGSTPPQPSTPSAGPESRASSSPEAPEVTSSG